One Spiroplasma endosymbiont of Cantharis nigra DNA segment encodes these proteins:
- a CDS encoding SGNH/GDSL hydrolase family protein, with translation MKKLLAILSSVSLLTVSTSAVVSCIPTATEINFDFDKNIGTQFDTRFAKDTSDDKSNHKGFSNFFTLGDSLSDQGGLQTVGKDQFNIEIKMSGQYVGGFSNGLTTAALINEELNFSKEEFKSSNLIHKPDIELNGEKVWGKNYSVGGATAYDSSGATALLLGNTGIYKQAQALVEQQKIHEDDLFLVEIGGNDMFAILDNLNNSNKREEIMQSALLNIKNALYTLLNNGAKKMVFLSPPDMTLIPRYYKANQTNKEIIKMIGDDFNYEISKIIKKANKMFNDSILFFDLYTRFGEITQEFQNSGPNKNITEELCDSTSPDLSGIDLTNFELKATVKPENVGKEEDFFFLDYVHPTKNGHKFAKKIIFNEIESKWNEE, from the coding sequence ATGAAAAAACTATTAGCAATTCTTTCGTCAGTTAGTTTACTAACAGTTTCTACATCAGCAGTAGTATCATGTATACCAACAGCAACTGAAATTAATTTTGATTTCGATAAAAATATTGGAACTCAATTTGATACTAGATTTGCAAAAGATACAAGTGACGATAAATCTAACCATAAAGGTTTTTCAAACTTTTTTACACTAGGCGATTCATTGAGTGATCAAGGTGGTTTGCAAACTGTTGGAAAAGATCAATTTAATATTGAAATTAAAATGTCAGGACAATATGTTGGAGGATTTAGTAATGGATTAACAACAGCCGCTCTGATAAATGAAGAACTAAACTTTTCAAAAGAAGAATTTAAATCTTCAAATTTAATTCATAAGCCTGATATTGAATTAAATGGAGAAAAAGTATGAGGAAAAAATTATTCTGTTGGAGGAGCAACAGCATATGATTCATCAGGAGCAACAGCTTTATTATTGGGAAATACGGGGATTTATAAGCAAGCACAAGCTCTTGTAGAACAACAAAAAATTCACGAGGATGACTTATTTTTAGTGGAAATAGGTGGAAATGATATGTTTGCAATATTAGATAATCTAAATAACTCAAATAAGCGAGAAGAAATTATGCAGAGTGCTTTATTAAATATTAAAAATGCTCTTTATACTTTACTAAATAATGGAGCTAAAAAAATGGTTTTTTTATCTCCTCCAGATATGACGTTAATTCCAAGATATTATAAGGCTAATCAAACTAATAAAGAAATAATTAAAATGATTGGTGATGATTTTAATTATGAAATTTCAAAAATTATTAAAAAGGCTAATAAAATGTTTAATGATTCAATTTTGTTTTTTGACCTTTATACAAGATTTGGTGAAATTACACAAGAATTTCAAAACTCAGGACCTAATAAAAATATTACAGAAGAGTTATGTGATTCAACCTCACCAGATTTAAGTGGAATTGATTTAACTAATTTTGAATTAAAAGCAACTGTAAAACCAGAAAATGTGGGCAAAGAAGAAGACTTTTTCTTCTTAGATTATGTTCATCCAACAAAAAATGGACATAAATTTGCTAAAAAAATTATTTTTAATGAAATTGAATCAAAATGAAATGAAGAATAA
- a CDS encoding cation-translocating P-type ATPase: MDENLLSSDKELEKKLETNIKKGLTTEEVLEKQQKFGKNELPKGKITPWYLIFLKTLVEPILLVLMGAAVISIIAPIISNKGHIEASEFIDAIVIFSIVLIDAILETVQTIKARKSMDALKSLSKPKTVVIRNDMQQEIDASELVPGDIVVLEAGKYVPAELRIIEANDLSIDESILTGESVPVQKTHLALKESTTILADMKNIAFMSTFTTSGRAIGLVIRTGVETEIGKIAKSINENEEESTPLEKKLNSFTYWISGLSFILAILIFTTLFFSGDQKAWANYLMVAITLAIGVIPECLAAVVSITLSISTKKMVKQNVIIKKLQAVETLGNVNFICTDKTGTLTQNKMTVKKMIMDNKVIASKEYAKEKNDKHMDLFLKALVLCNDSVTEGNERIGDPTELALVDFAETIGYDEQDSRDVWQRIDEMPFDSERKMMTTVNKINKVNTTFTKGAIDQLLQRCTKIMVDNVLRNITEEDKKMLLEAATELSKDALRVLAFAYHLNYDKLKDKNNLEQDLVFLGAVGMIDPVRETAVNAVRLAHEAGIEVVMITGDHAVTALAIARDLDLAHSEYEVMSSNTLNQLDDKQLLRVIEQIKVFARVNPEHKVRIVDALKQKGNIVSMTGDGVNDAPSLSKADIGVAMGITGTDVAKQASDIILTDDNFETIIKGVNEGRNVYQKIKRAIAFVIGVNLANVLAIFILSVINTVSPLEATNILWMNLIVESIIALSMGMGSNDPTLMKIKPVKGKNSLFKGLGYTLFKIILFTTIASIGAYYFGMMFVTDDYLKEILGDNYNLSWHQALRSNDFSVEQKIKIGNFGRTAMFVTITCAPCFYANFIKLSNWKSDKKVNLIVNKPLWIASMSAVLVNLAVIMIPGFNEKILNLASISSYNSSNWYLILGALAISLIPVLFMLLLDGITFGIYHYRPDPWRRNRILAQELVEIDIQKEKQKRRSKKKSN; the protein is encoded by the coding sequence ATGGATGAAAATCTCTTAAGTTCTGATAAGGAACTTGAAAAAAAATTAGAAACAAATATCAAAAAGGGTTTAACTACTGAAGAAGTTTTAGAAAAACAACAAAAGTTTGGGAAAAATGAACTTCCAAAAGGTAAAATTACACCTTGATATTTAATATTTTTAAAAACTCTAGTAGAGCCAATTTTATTAGTATTAATGGGTGCTGCAGTTATTTCAATTATTGCACCAATAATATCTAATAAGGGTCACATTGAAGCATCTGAATTTATTGATGCAATTGTTATTTTTTCAATTGTTTTAATTGATGCTATTTTAGAAACGGTACAAACAATTAAAGCACGAAAGTCAATGGATGCTTTGAAATCACTTTCTAAACCAAAAACCGTTGTTATTAGAAATGATATGCAACAAGAAATTGATGCATCAGAATTAGTACCAGGTGATATTGTTGTTTTAGAAGCTGGTAAATATGTGCCAGCAGAGTTAAGAATTATTGAAGCAAATGACTTATCAATAGATGAATCAATTTTGACAGGTGAGTCAGTACCTGTTCAAAAGACTCATTTAGCTTTAAAAGAATCAACAACAATTTTAGCTGATATGAAAAATATAGCATTTATGTCAACCTTTACAACATCAGGAAGAGCTATTGGATTAGTTATTAGAACTGGAGTTGAAACTGAAATTGGAAAAATTGCTAAATCAATTAATGAAAATGAAGAGGAATCAACACCTTTAGAAAAAAAATTAAATTCTTTTACTTATTGAATAAGTGGTTTGAGTTTTATTTTAGCGATTCTAATTTTTACAACATTATTTTTCAGTGGTGATCAAAAAGCATGAGCAAATTATTTAATGGTGGCAATTACATTAGCAATTGGAGTTATTCCAGAATGTTTAGCTGCAGTTGTTTCAATTACTTTAAGTATTAGTACTAAAAAAATGGTTAAGCAAAATGTTATTATTAAGAAACTCCAGGCGGTTGAAACCTTGGGTAATGTTAATTTTATTTGTACTGATAAAACGGGAACTTTAACTCAAAATAAAATGACAGTTAAAAAGATGATTATGGATAATAAAGTTATTGCTTCAAAGGAATATGCTAAAGAGAAAAATGATAAACATATGGACCTCTTTTTAAAAGCATTAGTTTTATGTAATGATTCAGTTACAGAAGGTAATGAAAGAATTGGTGATCCAACAGAGTTGGCACTTGTCGATTTTGCTGAAACAATAGGCTATGATGAACAAGATTCACGTGATGTTTGACAAAGAATTGATGAAATGCCTTTTGACAGTGAAAGAAAAATGATGACTACTGTTAATAAAATTAACAAAGTAAATACAACCTTTACAAAAGGTGCAATTGATCAATTATTGCAAAGATGTACCAAAATAATGGTGGATAATGTCTTAAGAAATATTACAGAAGAAGATAAAAAAATGTTATTAGAAGCAGCAACAGAGCTTTCAAAAGATGCTTTAAGAGTTTTAGCATTTGCATATCATTTAAACTATGATAAATTAAAAGATAAAAATAACTTGGAACAAGATTTAGTATTTTTAGGTGCTGTTGGAATGATAGACCCTGTTAGAGAAACTGCAGTTAATGCAGTTAGATTAGCTCATGAGGCTGGAATTGAAGTTGTAATGATAACAGGTGATCATGCTGTCACTGCTCTTGCTATTGCAAGAGATTTAGATTTAGCACATTCAGAATATGAAGTTATGAGTAGTAATACTTTAAATCAATTAGATGACAAACAGTTATTAAGAGTAATTGAACAAATAAAAGTATTTGCTAGAGTAAATCCTGAACATAAAGTAAGAATTGTGGATGCTTTAAAACAAAAGGGTAATATTGTTTCAATGACAGGTGATGGGGTTAACGATGCACCAAGTTTAAGTAAAGCTGATATTGGTGTTGCAATGGGAATTACGGGAACTGATGTTGCTAAACAAGCAAGTGATATTATTTTAACTGATGATAACTTTGAAACAATAATTAAAGGTGTTAATGAAGGTAGAAACGTTTATCAAAAAATTAAAAGAGCAATTGCTTTTGTTATTGGAGTTAATTTAGCTAATGTTTTAGCAATATTTATTCTTTCAGTAATTAATACAGTTTCTCCATTAGAAGCTACAAATATCTTATGAATGAATTTAATTGTTGAATCAATTATTGCTTTATCAATGGGTATGGGTTCAAATGATCCAACTTTAATGAAAATAAAGCCAGTTAAAGGTAAGAATTCATTATTTAAAGGTTTAGGTTATACCTTATTTAAAATAATCTTATTTACAACAATTGCTTCAATTGGAGCATACTATTTTGGAATGATGTTTGTAACAGATGATTATTTAAAAGAAATTTTAGGTGATAATTATAACCTAAGCTGACATCAAGCGTTAAGAAGTAATGATTTTAGTGTTGAACAAAAAATTAAAATTGGAAATTTTGGAAGAACTGCAATGTTTGTAACAATAACTTGTGCTCCATGTTTCTATGCAAACTTTATAAAATTATCAAATTGAAAATCTGATAAAAAAGTAAATTTAATAGTTAATAAACCTTTATGAATTGCAAGTATGTCAGCAGTATTAGTTAATTTAGCTGTAATTATGATTCCTGGATTTAATGAGAAAATATTAAATCTTGCATCAATTAGTAGTTACAATAGCAGCAATTGATACCTAATTTTAGGAGCACTTGCAATATCACTTATTCCAGTATTGTTTATGTTATTGTTAGATGGAATAACATTTGGAATTTATCATTATAGACCAGATCCTTGAAGAAGAAATAGAATTTTAGCTCAAGAATTGGTAGAAATTGATATTCAAAAAGAAAAACAAAAGAGAAGAAGTAAGAAAAAATCAAATTAG